CGAACCTTCAGAATGCCTTCATTTTTCACGCTGCCAGCTAACACGGCAAATGGCGTGATCGTCCGTCCAGACAACCTTCAGATCTCCCTGGTGCGCTTTATTCAGAGCGCGACCGAGGTGTTCGGCAAGTTTCTCCTCGGTCGTTTCGATCACCAGCTCGTCACCTTCGCGATCCATGCGAATGATCCGCTCCAGGGGGTTCTTTGCCATGGCCTTGGCTTCTTCGTTTCTGAGTATATTGCGGATCTCCGCTTCGTGTGCCCACAGATAGGAGCCGCCCAGGGTCACATATCCTTCGGCATACCCGTCCTTGATTTTCCGACAAGCCGGGCACAACTGCCTGGCCACTTTCGCATCCCTGGCCAGCGCTTCGTAGGCCTGCGCGTCGAGATACCAGCGTTTATGGCGATAAACAGCCTGACACCCCGGACAGAGAGTCGGCTCCGGCAAGCCTTCGGCCTGAACATAGGGGTCGGAACTGGTTTCGCAGCGACCGCGTTTGTCACCGATGCCAAACTTTCCGGATTCTTTTCGCATAGACTAACCCCTTTCCAAGAATTGTTAAGGTCGCCCTACAATTGAGTATAGCATCCGGATGGGGCTTGTGGGAAAAGAGAGCGTTTGGAT
This portion of the Syntrophotalea acetylenica genome encodes:
- a CDS encoding BCAM0308 family protein; this translates as MRKESGKFGIGDKRGRCETSSDPYVQAEGLPEPTLCPGCQAVYRHKRWYLDAQAYEALARDAKVARQLCPACRKIKDGYAEGYVTLGGSYLWAHEAEIRNILRNEEAKAMAKNPLERIIRMDREGDELVIETTEEKLAEHLGRALNKAHQGDLKVVWTDDHAICRVSWQREK